In Aspergillus luchuensis IFO 4308 DNA, chromosome 1, nearly complete sequence, the following are encoded in one genomic region:
- the erg20 gene encoding bifunctional (2E,6E)-farnesyl diphosphate synthase/dimethylallyltranstransferase (BUSCO:EOG092633US;~COG:H;~EggNog:ENOG410PFX3;~InterPro:IPR033749,IPR039702,IPR008949,IPR000092;~PFAM:PF00348;~go_function: GO:0016765 - transferase activity, transferring alkyl or aryl (other than methyl) groups [Evidence IEA];~go_process: GO:0008299 - isoprenoid biosynthetic process [Evidence IEA]) — MSTTARADFEAVFPSLREDLLNYAKQYKLPQNALEWFEKALNVNVPGGKLNRGLSVPDTGLALLKKPLTDEQFKHLSLLGWLTELLQAFFLVSDDIMDGSITRRGQPCWYKHEGVGLIAINDAFLLESGIYITLKKYFRSHPAYIDLVELFHETTYQTELGQLCDLITAPEDNVNLDNFSMEKYMFIVTYKTAYYSFYLPVALALHYLQLATPENLRQAHDILIPLGQYFQVQDDYLDAYGDPAFIGKIGTDIQDNKCSWLVNQALQRCNAEQRKVLDTAYGRKDAELEAKVKALYKELDLEKIYKEYEESVVGEIRTKINSINESEGLKKEVFEAFLSKIYKRTK; from the exons ATGTCCACCACTGCCCGCGCCGACTTCGAGGCCGTCTTCCCCTCTTTGCGGGAAGACCTTCTGAACTATGCGAAGCAGTACAAGCTGCCCCAGAACGCTCTCGAGTGGTTCGAGAAG GCCCTCAACGTCAACGTCCCCGGTGGAAAGCTCAACCGTGGTCTCTCCGTCCCCGACACCGGTCTCGCTCTCCTGAAGAAGCCCCTGACCGATGAGCAATTCAAGCACCTCAGTCTGCTGGGCTGGCTCACCGAGCTGCTCCAGGCCTTCTTCCTGGTCAGCGACGACATCATGGACGGCTCCATCACCCGTCGTGGCCAGCCCTGCTGGTACAAGCACGAGGGAGTCGGTCTGATCGCCATCAACGACGCCTTCCTGCTCGAGTCCGGCATCTACATTACTCTGAAGAAGTACTTCCGCTCCCACCCCGCCTACATCGACCTCGTCGAGCTCTTCCACGAGACCACCTACCAGACCGAGCTGGGCCAGCTGTGTGACTTGATCACCGCCCCCGAGGACAACGTCAACCTCGACAACTTCTCCATGGAGAAGTACATGTTCATCGTCACCTACAAGACCGCCTACTACAGCTTCTACCTCCCCGTTGCTCTGGCCCTGCACTACCTCCAGCTCGCTACCCCCGAGAACCTGCGTCAGGCCCacgacatcctcatccccctGGGTCAGTACTTCCAGGTCCAGGATGACTACCTCGATGCCTACGGTGATCCTGCCTTCATCGGCAAGATCGGTACCGATATCCAGGATAACAAGTGCTCGTGGTTAGTCAACCAGGCTCTGCAGCGTTGCAACGCTGAGCAGCGCAAGGTTCTCGATACGGCTTACGGTCGTAAGGACGCCGAGCTGGAGGCCAAGGTCAAGGCCCTGTACAAGGAGCTCgacctggagaagatctACAAGGAATACGAGGAGAGTGTTGTGGGTGAAATCCGCACCAAGatcaacagcatcaacgAGTCGGAGGGTCTGAAGAAGGAGGTTTTCGAGGCCTTCCTTTCGAAGATCTACAAGCGCACTAAATAA
- a CDS encoding uncharacterized protein (COG:S;~EggNog:ENOG410PJ5Y;~InterPro:IPR008928;~SECRETED:SignalP(1-23);~go_process: GO:0005975 - carbohydrate metabolic process [Evidence IEA]) → MRPSLALTSLSLVPYLFSNVGEARISPKSPHPSPIDRAQVVSRFNPRRNASSTSTPMQVGNGDFAFGTDITGLQTFLPYGILSSWGWHNSSLPANSTPSDFTGLDWWTHDRLVNYDMPNPAEPEISQWLIANPHRINLGRIGLAFGGDYSNYTEEDLQNKSQKLDVYQGILQSNFTIDGHLTTITTIVDPSSDTIAVRLQSELLLLGLLGVFFDYPYATDENKFEAPFVGDWNAVSNHTTVLHYTGNGNQARVQHTLDNTTYYTTLQWSGSNVSVARIPNSHRYVVQPNGNHTRAFEFTTTFSPNDDFPSSSLSFNAIIARCQQWWTTYWKTGAFVDLTETANATADEIQRRVILSQYLLAVNEAGHDPPQESGLVNNGWYGKFHMEMYLWHSAHWTPWGKLPLLERSIGVYNRFLPSSMQRAADQGYSGLRWGKMSDPSGRSAPGEINALLIWQQPHVFYFAETEFQFARNAGGNTEDVLAKWDHILTESADFMASYAFWNASTSVYDLGPPMYPVSENTPPNSTRNPTFELAYWHFGLDVAISWKARRGQQAPQEWKHVKDNLAPLPTAYTVDETTGDHVLTYALYEGIPHMWTDPDTVTDHPALTGIYGLLPPTTAINQTLVSATAAQVASDWNFTTCWGWDFPMLAMNAARLGDVEGAVQYLVHSNFQFDDVGMPVGTKAPTPYFPGSSALLLAVAMMAGGWDAATNSSQQDFAPGFPAQWNVRAEGFGQML, encoded by the coding sequence ATGCGGCCTTCACTAGCCTTGACGAGTCTCAGCCTAGTTCCTTATCTCTTCTCCAACGTCGGCGAGGCTAGGATATCCCCGAAGTCtccacatccatcccccATTGACCGGGCACAAGTAGTATCCAGGTTCAATCCTCGCCGCAATGCCAGCTCGACGAGCACCCCAATGCAGGTGGGAAATGGGGACTTTGCATTCGGAACAGATATTACAGGGCTACAGACCTTTCTGCCATACggtattctttcttcctggGGATGGCACAATTCGTCACTGCCTGCGAACTCCACACCATCAGATTTCACGGGATTGGACTGGTGGACGCATGACCGGCTGGTGAATTATGATATGCCCAACCCTGCAGAACCAGAGATTTCTCAGTGGTTGATTGCCAATCCACATCGTATCAACCTGGGTCGTATCGGATTGGCTTTCGGCGGAGATTACAGCAATTACACTGAAGAAGACCTGCAGAATAAGTCGCAAAAACTGGATGTTTACCAGGGTATTCTGCAGTCTAATTTTACTATCGATGGCCATCTGACCACCATTACCACCATTGTCGACCCCAGCTCGGACACGATAGCAGTGCGCTTGCAATCCGAACTGTTATTGCTAGGCCTTTTAGGAGTCTTCTTTGACTATCCGTATGCTACAGACGAGAATAAGTTCGAAGCCCCATTTGTTGGGGATTGGAACGCTGTCTCGAATCATACAACGGTCCTGCACTATACAGGAAATGGTAACCAGGCCCGGGTGCAGCACACCCTCGACAACACCACCTACTACACCACATTGCAGTGGAGTGGTAGTAATGTATCTGTCGCCAGAATTCCCAATTCTCATCGATATGTCGTGCAGCCGAACGGTAACCATACGAGAGCGTTCGAATTCACAACAACATTCTCTCCAAATGATGATTTCCCGTCCTCTTCGCTATCTTTTAATGCCATCATTGCACGATGTCAGCAATGGTGGACAACCTACTGGAAAACGGGCGCCTTCGTAGATCTGACGGAAACTGCGAATGCAACAGCAGATGAAATCCAACGACGCGTGATCCTGTCCCAATACCTGCTAGCAGTCAACGAGGCCGGACATGATCCACCGCAAGAATCAGGTCTGGTAAATAACGGGTGGTATGGCAAGTTCCATATGGAGATGTATCTATGGCATTCCGCTCACTGGACTCCCTGGGGAAAACTCCCTTTACTGGAACGGAGCATCGGTGTCTACAATCGGTTCCTTCCCTCGTCGATGCAAAGGGCAGCTGACCAGGGATATAGCGGCTTGAGATGGGGCAAGATGAGCGACCCAAGCGGGAGATCTGCGCCGGGCGAGATCAACGCCCTGCTTATATGGCAGCAACCCCATGTGTTTTACTTCGCAGAGACGGAGTTTCAGTTCGCTCGAAATGCTGGAGGAAACACGGAAGATGTCCTAGCGAAATGGGACCACATACTGACAGAGTCGGCAGACTTCATGGCATCCTATGCCTTCTGGAACGCCTCAACAAGCGTATATGATCTCGGCCCTCCAATGTACCCCGTCTCAGAGAATACACCACCCAACAGCACTCGAAACCCCACCTTCGAGTTGGCATACTGGCATTTCGGTCTCGATGTAGCCATATCCTGGAAAGCCCGACGTGGCCAGCAAGCTCCGCAAGAATGGAAACACGTTAAAGACAACCTTGCACCACTACCAACCGCCTATACTGTAGATGAAACGACGGGCGACCACGTGCTCACATACGCACTCTACGAAGGCATCCCACATATGTGGACAGACCCTGATACCGTAACCGACCACCCGGCACTCACTGGCATCTACGGTCTCCTACCCCCAACCACAGCGATCAATCAAACACTCGTATCGGCGACCGCAGCCCAAGTCGCCAGTGATTGGAACTTCACGACCTGCTGGGGCTGGGACTTCCCCATGCTGGCGATGAACGCTGCACGGCTAGGAGACGTAGAGGGCGCGGTGCAGTACCTGGTGCACTCGAATTTCCAATTTGACGACGTGGGTATGCCGGTGGGGACCAAGGCACCAACCCCTTACTTTCCTGGAAGTTCGGCCCTCTTGTTGGCTGTTGCGATGATGGCTGGAGGTTGGGATGCTGCCACAAACAGCAGTCAGCAGGACTTTGCACCAGGGTTTCCGGCCCAATGGAATGTTCGTGCTGAGGGATTTGGGCAGATGTTGTAG